From a region of the Methylomonas rapida genome:
- a CDS encoding IS1380 family transposase, with protein MKRFILEQSETEFYTSHSGLALVGLCLNQYGQLNQALEKGIPLRHGIAHADIIKSYIGTLSLGKSDFEAIENHRDDDYFKAALAIHQVPSSARLRQRLDEHADALLPIIYQSNLDFLAHAQVPVTPLATGHVALDIDVYPMNNEKTCKEGVSRTYKGFDGYAPIALYLGKEGWCIGNELREGKQHCQYEFRYALERGLAAAKRLTTLPLLVRLDGGHDALDNRIDLHEADQVDFIIKWNPRKQDADAWLAYAEQHGQWTTPREGKRVALFSVMEQHTRNGKTYTCRRVMQITERTITAQGQALVLPDIEIEGWWTSLPVADYDDAMVIALYRDHATAEQFHSEFKTDLDIERLPSGKFATNDLIMSLSAYSYNILRWIGLIGLLGEQSPVRHPAKRRRIKTVIQELMYLAARLIRSGHRLKLRFSQSCPGFIAFESTYAKLAAG; from the coding sequence ATGAAGCGGTTTATCCTGGAGCAATCTGAAACTGAATTTTATACCAGCCATTCTGGATTAGCCTTGGTCGGTTTATGTTTGAATCAATATGGCCAGCTCAATCAGGCGCTGGAAAAAGGTATTCCGCTACGGCACGGTATTGCTCACGCCGATATTATCAAAAGCTATATAGGCACCCTTAGCCTGGGCAAAAGCGACTTCGAAGCCATCGAAAACCATCGCGACGACGACTATTTCAAAGCCGCGCTCGCCATTCATCAAGTACCCTCCAGCGCCCGCCTCAGACAGCGACTGGATGAACACGCCGACGCCTTATTACCGATCATTTATCAAAGCAACCTCGATTTTCTGGCTCACGCCCAGGTGCCGGTAACGCCGTTAGCCACAGGCCATGTCGCGTTGGATATCGATGTTTACCCCATGAACAACGAAAAAACCTGCAAAGAAGGCGTCTCCCGAACCTACAAAGGTTTTGACGGCTACGCCCCGATTGCCCTCTATCTGGGTAAAGAGGGCTGGTGTATTGGTAATGAACTGCGCGAAGGCAAGCAGCATTGCCAATACGAATTCCGCTATGCGCTGGAGCGCGGACTCGCCGCCGCGAAACGTTTGACGACTTTGCCTTTGTTGGTCCGGCTGGATGGCGGTCACGACGCGCTCGACAATCGCATCGACTTACACGAAGCCGATCAGGTCGATTTCATCATCAAATGGAACCCGCGTAAACAAGATGCCGACGCCTGGCTGGCCTACGCCGAACAACACGGCCAGTGGACCACACCGCGCGAAGGCAAACGCGTGGCCTTGTTCAGTGTCATGGAGCAACACACTCGCAACGGTAAAACCTATACCTGTCGCCGGGTCATGCAAATCACCGAGCGCACCATCACGGCTCAAGGCCAAGCCCTCGTGCTACCGGATATCGAAATCGAAGGCTGGTGGACCAGTCTGCCGGTGGCCGATTACGACGATGCCATGGTTATTGCCCTCTATCGCGACCATGCCACCGCTGAACAATTCCACAGCGAATTCAAGACCGATCTGGATATCGAGCGCCTGCCATCCGGCAAGTTTGCCACCAACGACCTGATCATGAGCCTCAGCGCCTATAGCTACAACATCCTGCGCTGGATAGGCCTGATCGGCTTGCTGGGCGAACAAAGCCCGGTCAGGCATCCTGCCAAGCGGCGGCGTATCAAAACCGTGATCCAGGAACTGATGTATCTGGCCGCGCGACTCATCCGTAGCGGGCACCGGCTGAAGCTGCGCTTTTCACAGAGCTGTCCCGGTTTCATCGCTTTTGAATCCACCTACGCCAAACTCGCCGCCGGCTAG
- a CDS encoding IS701 family transposase, which yields MRKPSRPPTARCTLPMYMGFLMSEPKSSTCTRLSEVMNISHDSVNRFLLRESYEPKDLFNEAKCLLNLVGGTLNVDDSTLDKPYSQRMELVGHFWSGKHHRVVKGLNLITLYYTDPQGRSLPVNYRVYDKAEGKTKNDYFLDMLGEVLAWGLQPNFMTGDSWYSCVDNLKTVKNHRMGFMFAVESNRRVSTEKGTWIQVQKLDIPDDGMRVWLRDFGNVKLFRTRLKDQLRHYVVFLPEAEAYDAFKQSDFQKLHDQHWQIEQYHRMIKQVCNIEKFQVRSKVPILNHIFAALCGYVHLQRMQFTEIIRNAYQWQRTLYQDVIAAFVNSFMVGKEYLNPQFQASVNA from the coding sequence CAGCGCGTTGCACCTTGCCAATGTATATGGGATTTTTGATGAGCGAACCGAAATCAAGTACCTGCACCCGTCTTTCCGAGGTGATGAACATTTCCCATGACAGCGTGAATCGTTTCCTGTTACGAGAAAGTTACGAGCCGAAAGACTTGTTCAATGAGGCAAAATGTCTGTTGAACTTGGTGGGCGGGACGCTGAACGTGGATGACAGCACCTTAGACAAACCCTACAGCCAACGCATGGAACTGGTTGGACATTTTTGGTCTGGCAAGCATCATCGCGTGGTTAAAGGCTTGAATCTCATCACGTTATACTACACTGACCCGCAAGGCCGCAGCCTGCCCGTTAACTATCGTGTATACGACAAGGCAGAAGGAAAAACCAAAAATGATTATTTCCTCGACATGTTGGGCGAGGTGCTGGCTTGGGGATTACAACCGAATTTTATGACCGGGGATAGTTGGTATTCCTGTGTGGACAACCTTAAGACGGTAAAAAACCACCGGATGGGGTTTATGTTTGCGGTGGAAAGCAATCGCCGGGTGTCGACGGAAAAAGGCACCTGGATCCAGGTACAAAAACTGGACATTCCTGACGACGGCATGCGGGTCTGGTTACGTGATTTTGGCAACGTGAAGCTGTTTCGGACGCGGTTAAAAGACCAACTGCGCCATTACGTGGTGTTCCTGCCAGAGGCTGAGGCTTATGATGCCTTTAAGCAATCCGATTTTCAGAAACTGCACGACCAGCATTGGCAGATCGAGCAATACCACCGCATGATCAAGCAGGTTTGCAACATCGAGAAGTTCCAAGTCCGTAGCAAAGTACCGATACTCAACCATATCTTTGCCGCTTTATGTGGCTATGTTCATCTGCAGCGAATGCAATTTACTGAAATTATTCGCAATGCTTACCAATGGCAAAGAACGTTGTATCAGGATGTGATCGCCGCATTCGTCAACAGCTTCATGGTCGGCAAGGAATATTTGAACCCACAGTTTCAGGCTTCCGTCAATGCGTAA